The following proteins come from a genomic window of Pyxidicoccus sp. MSG2:
- a CDS encoding serine/threonine-protein kinase, whose product MSEPTAVSDPRIGSVLQERYRIIERLAAGGMGIVYRGERLEVGKPVAIKFLHAWAARDEDFRKRFQVEARAMSRLTHPCCVSVIDFGVDQDSPYMVMDFVTGETLRGLLREGPLPLARALATLRQVLAGLAHAHGQGIIHRDIKPENILVTHAVGLGEQVRILDFGLAKLRDEVTGLTAGMMLGTPAYMAPEQIHGEPVGPPTDLYAAGVLLFELLTGKKPFSAPGTAELLRMHREMPPPLLREAAPEAGFSAELEATVAKALAKAPAERFQSAAEFLATLEPARPEPFLAAPSAHDAPQAPSPASSTPARPVEEALETESERSDSTVRVPAARPGASGATVRSGLVASALPSVRSRAVVGGAAGLVLLGAGLVWWTVSSTARPSPSASKEGARSRTGATPAGVRRPVPEQLPGIEEVHGLIEAQRRDAALAALKKLAVKYPASAYVRYLEGNVDFDNLRWVDGVAAYRAALRNDAAYRNDPTLIQNAIRCLVSDRFHGLCEDFIRKDLGEAAVPYLEEAARSDAMANVRTRAAGLLRQP is encoded by the coding sequence ATGAGTGAGCCCACGGCCGTTTCGGATCCACGCATCGGCTCGGTGCTGCAGGAGCGCTACCGCATCATCGAGCGGCTCGCCGCGGGCGGCATGGGCATCGTCTACCGGGGCGAGCGGCTGGAGGTGGGCAAGCCGGTCGCCATCAAGTTCCTCCATGCCTGGGCGGCGCGGGACGAGGACTTCCGCAAGCGGTTCCAGGTGGAGGCGCGCGCCATGAGCCGCCTCACCCATCCCTGCTGCGTGTCGGTCATCGACTTCGGCGTGGACCAGGACTCGCCGTACATGGTGATGGACTTCGTCACGGGAGAGACGCTGCGAGGCCTGTTGCGCGAGGGCCCGCTGCCCCTGGCCCGGGCGCTGGCCACGCTGCGGCAGGTGCTCGCCGGGCTGGCCCATGCCCACGGGCAGGGCATCATCCACCGCGACATCAAGCCCGAGAACATCCTCGTCACCCACGCCGTCGGGCTCGGGGAGCAGGTGCGCATCCTCGACTTCGGACTGGCCAAGCTCCGGGACGAGGTCACGGGCCTCACCGCGGGGATGATGCTCGGGACACCGGCGTACATGGCCCCGGAGCAGATTCACGGCGAGCCGGTGGGGCCTCCGACGGACCTGTATGCTGCCGGCGTGCTGCTCTTCGAGCTGCTCACCGGTAAGAAGCCCTTCAGCGCGCCGGGCACCGCGGAGCTGCTGCGCATGCACCGTGAGATGCCGCCCCCGCTGCTGCGCGAGGCGGCCCCCGAAGCCGGCTTCTCGGCCGAGCTGGAGGCGACGGTGGCGAAGGCGCTGGCGAAGGCCCCGGCGGAGCGCTTCCAGTCCGCGGCCGAGTTCCTGGCCACGCTCGAGCCGGCGCGGCCGGAGCCCTTCCTCGCGGCGCCTTCGGCCCACGACGCGCCCCAGGCTCCGAGTCCCGCGTCTTCCACGCCGGCACGTCCGGTGGAAGAGGCGCTCGAGACCGAGAGTGAGCGGAGTGACTCCACGGTGCGCGTGCCCGCCGCGCGGCCCGGGGCCTCCGGGGCGACGGTCCGCTCCGGCCTCGTCGCGTCCGCGCTCCCCAGTGTGCGCTCACGCGCCGTGGTGGGGGGCGCGGCGGGGCTCGTTCTGCTCGGGGCGGGCCTCGTCTGGTGGACGGTCTCCTCGACGGCGCGTCCGTCTCCCTCGGCCTCGAAGGAGGGGGCGCGCTCTCGGACGGGCGCCACGCCTGCTGGCGTCCGGCGGCCCGTTCCGGAGCAGCTTCCGGGCATCGAGGAGGTCCATGGGCTGATTGAGGCCCAGCGTCGGGATGCGGCCCTGGCGGCACTGAAGAAGCTGGCCGTGAAGTACCCGGCGAGCGCCTACGTCCGCTACCTGGAGGGGAACGTCGACTTCGACAACCTCCGCTGGGTGGACGGCGTGGCGGCGTACCGGGCGGCGCTGCGCAACGACGCCGCGTACCGGAACGACCCCACCCTCATCCAGAACGCCATCCGCTGCCTCGTCAGCGACCGGTTCCACGGCCTCTGCGAGGACTTCATCCGCAAGGACCTGGGCGAGGCCGCCGTGCCGTACCTGGAGGAGGCCGCGCGCTCGGATGCCATGGCCAACGTGCGGACCCGGGCCGCGGGGCTGCTCCGCCAGCCCTAG
- a CDS encoding imm11 family protein, giving the protein MTFSATRRYFDLSDDMNFRGRWDLGHPLDREGRKLDNPWQFRVGEWARADGRVRIPVRGPGTPLDYSHASFSIPVVSARVASILTRLAPNDVQLIPVEVDGQRDEHFVLNATQVVRCIDDNASEEVHYWLPEDGRPEKVGTYRAVYGMRIDPAKVGDANIFRPWGWLVTLIVSEDIKEAMEREGITGTRFKEVTGPSAISPEERERTRRFRELWEQTHAARAEAWSALGKMEEETFVPIVVGGDWPSKRESWRVIHRPDEHTLLVSDGLSDPFYLRPEPSVGFGVELALETNEPLGNVEKSWPLYLLERVAAEVATHERVREQVKGGFMSMEVAGKGMPEPLLTKDGRVGVLLGMDAATLPGHLTVPSGQVRLVTVKALMPPELAYLLEHGKPGRDELIRRFHQEGPAHLSRSWRQPVL; this is encoded by the coding sequence ATGACCTTCTCCGCGACCAGGCGTTACTTCGACTTGTCTGATGACATGAACTTTCGTGGTCGGTGGGATCTGGGCCATCCCCTCGACCGTGAAGGGCGAAAGCTCGACAACCCATGGCAATTCCGGGTGGGCGAATGGGCACGAGCGGACGGCCGTGTTCGGATCCCCGTCAGAGGCCCCGGCACGCCTCTCGACTACTCGCATGCATCCTTCAGCATCCCCGTGGTCAGCGCCAGGGTGGCATCCATCCTGACCCGTCTGGCTCCCAATGACGTGCAACTCATCCCAGTGGAAGTGGATGGCCAGCGCGATGAGCACTTCGTCCTCAATGCGACCCAGGTCGTGCGGTGCATTGATGACAATGCTTCCGAAGAAGTTCATTACTGGCTTCCGGAAGACGGGCGTCCAGAAAAGGTCGGAACGTATCGGGCTGTGTACGGCATGCGCATCGACCCGGCGAAGGTGGGCGACGCCAACATCTTCCGCCCCTGGGGGTGGCTGGTCACACTCATCGTCTCCGAGGACATCAAGGAGGCCATGGAGCGTGAGGGCATCACCGGCACACGGTTCAAGGAAGTCACCGGCCCGAGCGCCATCAGTCCCGAGGAACGTGAACGCACCCGGAGGTTCCGCGAATTGTGGGAGCAGACCCACGCCGCGCGTGCAGAAGCGTGGTCCGCTCTCGGGAAGATGGAAGAAGAGACCTTCGTCCCCATCGTCGTTGGCGGTGACTGGCCCAGCAAGCGGGAGTCCTGGCGGGTCATCCACCGCCCGGACGAGCACACGCTGCTGGTATCCGACGGACTCTCGGACCCCTTCTACCTGCGCCCCGAACCCTCCGTGGGCTTCGGCGTGGAGCTCGCCCTGGAGACGAACGAACCTCTCGGAAACGTGGAGAAGAGCTGGCCGCTCTACCTGCTGGAGCGAGTAGCCGCCGAGGTGGCCACGCACGAGCGGGTGCGCGAGCAGGTGAAGGGCGGCTTCATGTCCATGGAGGTCGCCGGAAAGGGAATGCCCGAGCCCCTCCTCACGAAGGACGGACGTGTGGGCGTATTGCTGGGGATGGACGCAGCCACGTTGCCCGGGCATCTCACCGTCCCCTCTGGTCAAGTGCGACTCGTCACCGTCAAGGCACTGATGCCCCCGGAGCTGGCGTACCTGCTCGAGCACGGCAAGCCCGGCCGGGACGAACTGATACGGCGCTTCCACCAGGAAGGCCCTGCTCACCTCTCACGCTCCTGGCGACAGCCCGTCTTGTGA
- a CDS encoding AHH domain-containing protein, producing the protein MMPRWGAVVLLLVVETGCATSRVVHLDTGGGRPVVYAPRADAAPVQLDGDEFEEAVQTLARTAPRSSQPRDAALRLFGVRPSRVRGHLGLVSVEEPQRGRLLAPEASEAGSELESAYGRWCSRKKLSGDCLHLLEEGVTLDEEGKLTLAFRLGLEVVWDETADALEDMTDREALVTMLVTTGVVYFGLWLVPEPLLSKGIAATLTVALIAYLGWDTVWSLVQGWRVLAAEVKTANTFDEVRDAGERYGKVMGKNAARAFVMLAMAALGSTANTLATKIPTLPGSAQAALVGAQQGGFRLAASGQVGAVAVSSGGVVTIALAPEAVAATALGPTSSGVDTEGHEHHIATNKWWESTNLGGPWSPRFQEIFDRAGMSLDDPANKVRIPGHKGPHPQEYHEEVYKRLDDATTGCRSIQRCAEALTQELKDLAREISMPSSKLNKLVTKS; encoded by the coding sequence ATGATGCCTCGCTGGGGTGCCGTGGTGTTGCTGCTCGTGGTGGAGACGGGCTGCGCGACCTCGCGCGTCGTCCACCTGGATACAGGTGGGGGCCGGCCCGTCGTCTACGCGCCCCGCGCCGATGCGGCGCCGGTGCAACTGGACGGCGACGAGTTCGAGGAAGCCGTGCAGACGCTGGCGCGCACCGCGCCCCGCTCTTCGCAACCGAGGGACGCGGCGCTCCGGCTGTTCGGGGTGCGCCCTTCGCGAGTGCGCGGGCACCTTGGGCTCGTCTCCGTCGAGGAGCCACAGCGGGGTCGGCTTCTCGCGCCTGAAGCGTCGGAGGCGGGCTCGGAGCTGGAGAGCGCCTATGGGCGGTGGTGCTCGCGGAAGAAGCTGTCCGGTGATTGCCTGCACCTGCTGGAGGAAGGCGTCACGCTGGATGAGGAGGGCAAGCTCACCCTGGCCTTCCGGCTCGGTCTTGAAGTGGTGTGGGACGAGACAGCCGACGCGCTGGAAGACATGACGGACAGGGAGGCCCTGGTGACGATGCTCGTCACCACCGGGGTCGTCTACTTCGGGCTGTGGCTGGTGCCCGAGCCGCTGCTGTCCAAGGGCATTGCGGCGACGCTGACGGTGGCGCTCATCGCGTACCTGGGCTGGGACACGGTGTGGAGCCTGGTCCAGGGCTGGAGGGTGCTGGCGGCGGAGGTGAAGACGGCAAACACCTTCGACGAAGTGCGGGACGCGGGCGAAAGGTACGGCAAGGTGATGGGGAAGAATGCCGCGCGGGCCTTCGTCATGCTCGCCATGGCCGCGCTGGGGAGTACGGCGAACACCCTCGCGACGAAGATTCCCACCCTGCCCGGCTCCGCGCAGGCAGCGCTGGTGGGCGCGCAGCAGGGAGGATTCCGACTGGCGGCCTCGGGGCAGGTGGGCGCGGTGGCCGTTTCGTCGGGCGGAGTCGTCACCATCGCGCTGGCCCCCGAGGCAGTGGCTGCGACGGCCCTGGGCCCGACGTCCTCAGGAGTCGACACCGAAGGACATGAGCACCACATCGCCACCAACAAGTGGTGGGAGTCCACGAACCTGGGCGGCCCGTGGTCACCCAGGTTCCAGGAGATCTTCGACCGTGCGGGCATGTCTCTGGACGACCCGGCGAACAAGGTCCGCATCCCGGGACACAAGGGACCGCATCCGCAGGAGTACCATGAGGAGGTCTACAAGCGGCTGGATGACGCGACGACGGGATGCCGCAGCATTCAGCGTTGCGCTGAAGCGCTCACTCAGGAACTGAAGGATCTGGCCAGGGAGATCTCCATGCCGAGCAGCAAGCTCAACAAGCTGGTCACCAAGAGCTGA
- a CDS encoding phospholipase D-like domain-containing protein, producing MGSRRTLDSRHPPFVVSPAPSPTSDLAERAFTRASGALLVPGNAVRVLLDAEENYPAWLEAIRSAQRSIFFENYIIEEDEVGLAFAEELARRARAGVKVRLIRDWMGSRSGASRRFWRTLEEAGVELRVFNPPSLTSPLGWVSRDHRKMIAVDGHTGFITGLCVSKRWLGDPARRIAPWRDTGVELRGPAVAWVERAFKEVWDATGEPLPMDALSKPGAVALAGDVSVRIVAGQPSSTDLFRLDQLIAAAAQRTLWLTDAYFVGFVPYVQALRGAARDGVDVRLLVPSTTDIPIVSPLSRAGYRPLLEAGVRVFEWNGSMIHAKTAVADGRWARVGSSNLNVASFIGNYELDVAIEDTSAARYLEDVYLRDLANSTEIVLSSHRRVRPVAPRGPPAPRGSGRPPVGAVRFANAVGAAAASGTQALGAVEGGIEVALAGGLLALAVVGFLWPAVLAYPLAVLGVWLSLALLLRARRNAQQRKADRTGPSAVQSPSKSA from the coding sequence ATGGGCTCACGTCGCACGCTGGACTCAAGGCATCCTCCGTTCGTGGTCTCTCCCGCTCCTTCACCGACCTCCGACCTGGCCGAGCGCGCCTTCACCCGCGCCTCCGGCGCCCTGCTGGTTCCGGGCAATGCCGTTCGGGTCCTCCTCGATGCCGAGGAAAACTATCCCGCGTGGCTCGAGGCCATCCGTTCCGCGCAGCGGTCCATCTTCTTCGAGAACTACATCATCGAAGAGGACGAGGTCGGCCTCGCCTTCGCGGAGGAGCTCGCGCGGCGTGCGCGCGCTGGGGTGAAGGTCCGCTTGATTCGGGACTGGATGGGCTCTCGCTCGGGCGCGTCGCGCCGGTTCTGGCGCACCCTGGAGGAAGCGGGCGTCGAGCTCCGTGTCTTCAATCCACCCAGCCTGACGAGCCCCCTGGGCTGGGTCAGTCGAGATCACCGCAAGATGATTGCCGTGGACGGACACACGGGCTTCATCACCGGCCTCTGTGTCAGCAAGCGATGGCTGGGCGACCCCGCGCGCCGCATCGCCCCCTGGCGCGACACTGGCGTGGAGCTGCGCGGCCCCGCCGTCGCCTGGGTCGAGCGGGCCTTCAAGGAGGTCTGGGACGCCACGGGCGAACCCCTGCCCATGGATGCGCTCTCGAAGCCCGGCGCCGTCGCGCTCGCCGGAGACGTCTCCGTGCGCATCGTCGCGGGGCAGCCCTCGTCCACGGACCTGTTCCGGCTGGACCAGCTCATCGCCGCCGCGGCCCAGCGCACCCTGTGGCTCACCGATGCGTACTTCGTCGGCTTCGTCCCCTACGTCCAGGCGCTCCGCGGCGCCGCGCGGGACGGCGTCGACGTCCGGCTCCTCGTCCCATCCACCACGGACATTCCCATCGTCAGCCCCCTGTCACGCGCCGGCTACCGGCCGCTGCTGGAAGCAGGCGTGCGCGTCTTCGAGTGGAACGGCTCGATGATTCACGCGAAGACCGCCGTCGCCGATGGCCGCTGGGCCCGCGTCGGGTCCTCCAACCTCAACGTCGCCAGCTTCATCGGCAACTACGAGCTGGACGTGGCCATCGAGGACACGTCGGCCGCCAGGTACCTGGAAGACGTCTACCTGCGAGACCTGGCGAACAGCACCGAGATTGTCCTCAGCAGCCATCGCCGCGTCCGGCCCGTCGCACCGCGAGGACCGCCGGCACCTCGGGGCTCGGGCCGTCCGCCCGTGGGCGCGGTCCGGTTCGCCAACGCCGTGGGCGCGGCGGCGGCCTCGGGCACCCAGGCGCTCGGCGCGGTGGAGGGCGGAATCGAAGTGGCCCTGGCCGGCGGCCTGCTCGCGCTGGCCGTGGTGGGCTTCCTGTGGCCGGCCGTGCTCGCGTACCCATTGGCGGTGCTGGGCGTGTGGCTCTCCCTCGCGCTGCTGCTGCGGGCGCGAAGGAACGCCCAACAACGCAAGGCCGACCGCACCGGGCCGAGCGCCGTGCAGAGCCCATCCAAGAGCGCATAG
- a CDS encoding HlyD family secretion protein, producing the protein MDIPKAKKKTRKPWVLAIAGACALIAVTVGLSKLRPAAPSVERASVWLDTVKRGPMVRQVKGAGTLVPEYIRWLTADTAGRVERIHVRPGAMVKADTLLMELSNPDVQLQALEAERQLASAQAELIRMRTELETMRLAQEATVATMTAESSDASRRADASNALFQKELIGDLEVKQTTEKAGELTRRLDLERRKLQVVAVNMKDQLAAQQGQVERLKAVAQFRRTQVESMKVVAGEDGVLQDLPLELGQWVTPGVLLAKVVKPERLKAELRIAETQARDIQPGQKALVDTRNGVVEGTVARVAPAASQGTVRVEVSLPAELPRGARPDLTVEGTVELERLGNVLSVGRPAGAQPNGTMSLFRLMPGSDEAIRVPVQLGRGSVNAVEVVQGLQEGDQVVLSDMAAWDAVERVRLR; encoded by the coding sequence GTGGACATTCCCAAAGCCAAGAAGAAGACCCGCAAGCCCTGGGTCCTCGCCATCGCCGGAGCCTGCGCGCTCATCGCCGTGACAGTGGGCCTGTCCAAGCTGCGCCCCGCGGCGCCCTCGGTGGAGCGGGCCTCGGTGTGGCTGGACACGGTGAAGCGCGGCCCCATGGTCCGCCAGGTGAAGGGCGCCGGAACGCTCGTCCCCGAGTACATCCGCTGGCTCACCGCCGACACCGCCGGCCGCGTGGAGCGCATCCACGTGCGCCCCGGCGCCATGGTGAAGGCCGACACGCTCCTCATGGAGCTGTCCAACCCGGACGTGCAGCTCCAGGCGCTGGAGGCGGAGCGTCAGCTCGCCAGCGCCCAGGCGGAGCTCATCCGCATGCGCACGGAGCTGGAGACGATGCGCCTGGCCCAGGAGGCCACCGTGGCCACCATGACGGCCGAGTCCTCCGACGCCTCCCGCCGCGCCGACGCCAGCAACGCCCTCTTCCAGAAGGAGCTCATCGGTGACCTGGAGGTGAAGCAGACCACCGAGAAGGCCGGCGAGCTGACCCGCCGCCTGGACCTGGAGCGCAGGAAGCTCCAGGTGGTGGCGGTGAACATGAAGGACCAGCTCGCCGCGCAGCAGGGCCAGGTCGAGCGCTTGAAAGCGGTCGCCCAGTTCCGCCGTACACAGGTGGAGTCGATGAAAGTCGTGGCCGGGGAGGACGGGGTGCTGCAGGACCTGCCGCTGGAGCTGGGACAGTGGGTGACGCCGGGCGTGCTGCTCGCCAAGGTGGTGAAGCCCGAGCGGCTGAAGGCGGAGCTTCGCATCGCGGAGACGCAGGCGCGAGACATCCAGCCCGGCCAGAAGGCGCTGGTGGACACGCGCAACGGGGTGGTGGAGGGCACGGTGGCGCGAGTGGCGCCGGCGGCGAGCCAGGGCACGGTGCGGGTGGAGGTGTCGCTGCCCGCCGAGCTGCCCCGGGGCGCGCGGCCCGACCTCACGGTGGAGGGGACGGTGGAATTGGAGCGGCTGGGCAACGTGCTCTCCGTGGGCCGCCCCGCGGGTGCTCAGCCCAACGGAACGATGTCCCTCTTCCGGCTGATGCCGGGGAGCGACGAGGCGATTCGCGTGCCGGTGCAGCTCGGCCGGGGCTCGGTGAATGCCGTGGAAGTGGTGCAGGGCCTCCAGGAAGGCGACCAGGTGGTGTTGTCTGACATGGCCGCGTGGGACGCGGTCGAACGGGTGAGATTGCGATGA
- a CDS encoding ABC transporter ATP-binding protein, which produces MTTNDVKAPASTEEAVLAGGPKTDAGKSLIQLEGLTKVFETEEVETHALSNIHLNIRQGEWVAIVGPSGSGKSTLLAVLGLLDTASRGAYLLDGRSVLELSPSDRALVRNRHIGFIFQSFNLIGDLTVFENVELPLTYRGMPAAERKQRTERALEKVGMAHRARHMPGQLSGGQQQRVAVARAVAGDPLILLADEPTGNLDSKNGEAVMQLLSELHKGGATICMVTHDPAHARTATRTVSLFDGRIVQDEQRR; this is translated from the coding sequence ATGACGACGAATGACGTGAAGGCGCCCGCTTCGACGGAAGAGGCGGTGCTGGCGGGTGGACCGAAGACGGACGCGGGCAAGTCCCTCATCCAGCTCGAGGGGCTCACCAAGGTCTTCGAGACGGAAGAAGTCGAGACGCACGCCCTCTCCAACATCCACCTCAACATCCGCCAGGGCGAGTGGGTGGCGATTGTCGGCCCCTCCGGCTCCGGCAAGTCCACGCTGCTCGCGGTGCTGGGCCTGCTCGACACGGCCTCGCGCGGCGCGTACCTGCTGGACGGGCGCAGCGTGCTGGAGCTGTCGCCGTCGGACCGGGCGCTGGTGCGCAACCGGCACATCGGCTTCATCTTCCAGAGCTTCAACCTCATCGGCGACCTCACCGTCTTCGAGAACGTGGAGCTGCCGCTGACGTACCGGGGCATGCCCGCGGCCGAGCGCAAGCAGCGCACGGAGCGCGCGCTGGAGAAGGTGGGCATGGCGCACCGGGCGCGGCACATGCCGGGCCAGCTCTCCGGCGGTCAACAGCAGCGCGTCGCCGTGGCGCGCGCGGTGGCCGGAGACCCGCTCATCCTCCTCGCCGACGAGCCCACCGGTAACCTCGACTCCAAGAATGGCGAGGCGGTGATGCAGTTGCTCTCCGAGCTGCACAAGGGCGGCGCCACCATCTGCATGGTGACGCACGACCC